In Kwoniella dejecticola CBS 10117 chromosome 4, complete sequence, one genomic interval encodes:
- a CDS encoding chlorophyll synthesis pathway protein BchC, with the protein MPSTIDNTPEKVNGLVKHPKKTANGHAPLIDVKSRPNLALWVTKDHKIYQKEESYPACGPEECVIHVKATGICGSEIHFWKTGRIGDCCVTHDIILGHESSGQILEVGSSVRDLQVGDRVSIEPGVACWECDMCVRGRYNLCPKVVFSGTPPSDGTMRRFVAHPARFLHKIPDNMSYATGALIEPLSVAYNAIRRASPYLGQPIVICGAGPIGLAAALCARAAGASPIVITDLEQNRLDQAYSMGFRKTLKIELGWDRLTTAAKIREVMGTACLPQLAFEATGAASSINSACYALEDGGTLVQIGCGKPDIEIPLMSMGFREINIITSFRYQQSWPVVIRLAAEGVLGDVDALITHTFPIEETVDAFETCVDRSQLAIKVQIVDE; encoded by the exons ATGCCTTCTACCATAGATAACACCCCAGAGAAAGTCAACGGTCTTGTCAAGCATCCCAAGAAGACCGCCAATGGCCATGCACCTCTAATTGATGTCAAGTCTAGACCCAACTTAGCGCTCTGGGTCACGAAGGACCACAA GATATATCAGAAGGAGGAATCCTACCCCGCTTGCGGGCCAGAAGAATGTGTCATACATGTT AAAGCAACGGGTATATGTGGATC GGAGATACACTTCTG GAAGACGGGTCGAATAGGAGATTGTTGCGTCACTCATGATATAATACTAGGACACGAGTCTAGTGGTCAAATTCTGGAAGTTGGATCATCTGTCCGAGATCTCCAGGTAGGAGATAGGGTATCGATCGAGCCCGGAGTAGCATGCTGGGAATGCGATATGTGCGTCCGAGGTCGATACAATCTGTGTCCTAAAGTGGT CTTTTCTGGAACTCCTCCTTCGGACGGAACTATGAGAAGATTTGTTGCGCATCCTGCTCGTTTCCTtcacaa GATCCCCGACAACATGTCATACGCGACTGGTGCGCTGATAGAGCCTTTGTCCGTGGCCTACAACGCTATCCGACGTGCTTCGCCATACCTCGGTCAGCCGATTGTAATCTGCGGGGCAGGTCCGATAGGCTTGGCAGCTGCGCTTTGCGCTCGTGCTGCAGGCGCATCTCCGATTGTCATCACCGATCTGGAACAAAATCGCTTGGATCAAGCTTATTCGATGGGGTTCAGGAAGACACTCAAGATTGAACTTGGTTGGGACAGGCTGACAACGGCTGCAAAGATCAGAGAGGTGATGGGTACTGCGTGTCTGCCTCAACTGGCCTTCGAAGCTACTGGTGCTGCCTCGAGCATTAATTCGGCTTGTTAT GCACTGGAAGATGGAGGTACTCTAGTGCAAATAGGATGTGGTAAACCGGATATCGAGATACCATTGATGTCAATGGGATTCAGGGAGATCAACATTATCACCTCGTTCCGCTATCAACAATCATGGCCTGTGGTCATTCGTCTAGCTGCTGAGGGCGTACttggtgatgttgatgccTTGATCACTCATACATTCCCGATTGAAGAGACTGTAGATGCCTTTGAGACTTGtgtcgatcgatctcagctgGCCATCAAGGTCCAAATCGTCGACGAGTAA